Proteins co-encoded in one Rhodococcus sp. PAMC28707 genomic window:
- a CDS encoding MarR family winged helix-turn-helix transcriptional regulator, with product MHPLQSQDDDAPATNDSRVERPLRDELFTDSVVTSDELGRAEVTLSLTHAPMVRIGLLANKYRQLTSRYYLREFGVGATDWRLLVVLTKSPEVSAGYIAELLGIDKAAVSRSLNALGSLGLSTDALRSSADPRIKLWRLTRDGQVLHARMLTASLRMNNVLLTGFGEEDIIKLLELSDAMLRNLELLEAEFGASSG from the coding sequence ATGCACCCTCTCCAGTCCCAGGATGATGACGCACCGGCGACGAACGACTCACGAGTCGAGAGGCCTCTACGCGACGAGCTGTTCACGGATTCCGTGGTTACCTCGGACGAGCTTGGTCGCGCAGAGGTGACGTTGAGCCTCACCCACGCCCCCATGGTGCGCATCGGCCTGCTTGCGAACAAGTACCGGCAACTGACATCGCGGTACTACTTGCGCGAATTCGGCGTGGGCGCTACTGACTGGCGACTTCTCGTTGTGCTCACAAAGTCTCCGGAGGTGTCCGCGGGATATATCGCCGAACTGCTGGGAATAGACAAGGCTGCGGTGAGCCGCTCCCTCAACGCGCTCGGGTCTCTCGGCCTCTCCACGGACGCTTTGCGGTCGTCGGCTGATCCCCGCATCAAACTCTGGCGGCTGACCCGGGACGGGCAAGTGCTCCACGCACGAATGCTGACTGCATCACTCCGGATGAACAATGTCCTCCTCACCGGATTCGGCGAGGAGGACATCATCAAACTTCTGGAGTTGTCCGACGCAATGCTTCGAAATCTCGAACTGCTCGAGGCTGAGTTCGGCGCCAGCTCCGGCTAA
- a CDS encoding aldehyde dehydrogenase family protein, whose protein sequence is MIVDFAARLAAASIPPRTTVVGGEFVDGTGDAFDSVYPGTGEVIATLRCTGEEQVDAAVAAALAAQPGWDSAGAEHRAQVLETAARSIVADVDRLATLVALDNGKPLADARGDVLGCAAMMRSAAGWATRTKGTTLPDEGGLLRLTWREPVGVVGVIMPFNAPLMFSGMKVAAAIAMGNSVVAKAPEKCPLAPVAFVEHLLAAGMPAGVVNVVQGFGPVGHRLVTAPDVRMVSFTGSNHVGNIVGAAATALGKRVLLELGGKSANIVYDDAPLDAAVAGSLAGIFTNAGQRCFSGSRILLQENIADEFIAALVAGAKAIRVGDPFAPETTMAALITSADVDRVARLVAEAEEEGASVLCGGAPVAGLAPGGAYFAPTIVDATNTPKLSLLSAEAFGPVVTVQRFRTVEEAIAMANDSEFGLAGGCWTNSLDRALATAKAVDTGMFWVNAYGQKGGAEATLEARRGSGFGPEKGADGAQHYTTSKSVMIKQNPGVA, encoded by the coding sequence ATGATCGTGGACTTCGCCGCGCGCCTTGCCGCGGCCAGCATCCCGCCCCGTACAACAGTTGTCGGCGGGGAGTTCGTCGACGGCACGGGGGATGCATTCGACTCCGTGTACCCGGGCACCGGCGAGGTCATCGCGACTCTTCGCTGCACCGGGGAGGAGCAGGTGGACGCCGCCGTTGCCGCGGCGCTGGCTGCGCAGCCTGGTTGGGACTCGGCTGGCGCGGAGCATCGCGCCCAGGTTCTCGAGACTGCCGCGCGCAGCATCGTCGCTGATGTCGACCGCCTCGCCACGCTGGTTGCCCTCGACAACGGCAAGCCCCTCGCCGATGCGCGCGGGGACGTACTCGGCTGCGCGGCGATGATGCGATCCGCCGCCGGGTGGGCCACCCGAACCAAGGGCACCACCCTGCCTGACGAGGGCGGCTTGCTGCGCCTGACCTGGCGTGAGCCGGTGGGTGTAGTCGGTGTGATCATGCCGTTCAACGCGCCGCTGATGTTCTCCGGCATGAAGGTCGCCGCCGCCATCGCAATGGGCAACAGCGTCGTCGCCAAAGCTCCGGAGAAGTGCCCACTGGCGCCCGTCGCGTTCGTCGAGCACTTGCTCGCTGCGGGGATGCCCGCCGGAGTGGTCAACGTAGTCCAGGGCTTCGGTCCCGTCGGGCACCGGCTCGTCACCGCACCCGACGTGCGGATGGTCTCGTTCACCGGCAGCAACCACGTCGGCAACATCGTCGGCGCCGCGGCCACCGCACTCGGCAAGCGGGTGCTGCTCGAGCTCGGTGGCAAGTCCGCCAACATCGTCTACGACGACGCACCGTTAGACGCCGCCGTCGCCGGTTCGTTGGCCGGCATCTTCACCAACGCAGGACAGCGCTGCTTCTCTGGTTCTCGAATCTTGTTGCAGGAGAACATCGCCGACGAGTTCATCGCCGCGCTGGTCGCCGGCGCCAAGGCGATCCGCGTCGGCGATCCATTCGCCCCCGAGACCACCATGGCCGCGCTCATCACTTCCGCCGATGTGGACCGCGTCGCAAGGTTGGTCGCCGAGGCTGAGGAGGAGGGCGCGAGCGTGCTCTGCGGGGGCGCACCGGTAGCAGGCCTGGCCCCGGGAGGCGCGTACTTCGCTCCCACCATCGTCGATGCCACTAACACCCCGAAGCTGAGCCTGCTCTCGGCGGAGGCCTTCGGCCCAGTGGTCACCGTGCAGCGTTTTCGCACCGTCGAGGAAGCGATCGCGATGGCCAACGACTCCGAGTTCGGCCTCGCCGGTGGCTGCTGGACCAACAGCCTCGATCGCGCGCTCGCCACCGCCAAAGCCGTTGATACCGGAATGTTCTGGGTCAACGCGTACGGCCAGAAGGGCGGCGCGGAGGCCACTCTCGAGGCACGGCGCGGCTCTGGCTTCGGCCCCGAGAAAGGCGCCGACGGCGCACAGCATTACACCACCAGCAAATCCGTCATGATCAAGCAGAATCCAGGTGTCGCATGA
- a CDS encoding ABC transporter substrate-binding protein, with the protein MNRNNKIAKRFALAALATTLALTASACGGSSGPETAEGETANIHLGYYVGGAPSLTSQGLVMLGEDSAMQEAHGIKLQMEEYSNLSTMYTDIVRGRIDVSTAGPSTVASSASQGAPVAIVGKIANATNSAMSTGKPWDADNVRGSRIVTQTSSSSWKSVEASIANNLGLQSGQDYEVINSDSTAAAAVQAATGKADYAIVRAEQILLAEQQFPTLKVVADASELGIVPGKADIGYVLESNTNGLSSANGEKLTAALAEKTAWMEANPDAVEDFAVARGQKPGIAREFLVSGTISYDVQPVSEARGELEKEFEALEKAGIIEQMPPDSIYG; encoded by the coding sequence ATGAATCGAAACAACAAGATCGCCAAACGCTTTGCACTGGCCGCTTTGGCAACCACATTGGCGCTGACCGCGAGCGCGTGCGGAGGTAGTTCCGGACCGGAGACCGCGGAGGGAGAAACCGCCAACATCCACCTCGGTTACTACGTCGGCGGAGCGCCCTCTCTGACGTCGCAGGGGCTGGTGATGTTGGGCGAGGATTCCGCAATGCAGGAGGCGCACGGCATCAAGCTCCAAATGGAGGAATACAGCAATCTATCCACGATGTACACCGACATCGTCCGTGGCCGAATCGACGTCAGCACAGCTGGGCCGTCGACCGTCGCGTCATCTGCCTCTCAGGGTGCTCCGGTTGCCATCGTGGGAAAGATCGCAAACGCTACCAACTCGGCGATGAGTACCGGAAAACCATGGGACGCCGATAATGTCCGGGGAAGCAGAATCGTGACACAGACCAGTTCGAGTAGTTGGAAGTCGGTCGAAGCCTCCATCGCCAACAACCTCGGACTTCAATCCGGACAAGACTACGAAGTCATCAACTCCGACAGCACCGCAGCCGCCGCCGTTCAAGCAGCCACAGGCAAGGCCGACTATGCGATAGTGCGTGCCGAGCAGATTCTGTTGGCCGAGCAACAGTTCCCCACGTTGAAGGTGGTGGCCGACGCCAGCGAGCTCGGTATTGTGCCAGGTAAGGCCGATATCGGTTACGTGCTGGAATCGAACACCAACGGCCTCTCCAGCGCGAATGGTGAGAAGCTGACCGCTGCTCTTGCGGAAAAGACCGCGTGGATGGAAGCCAACCCGGACGCGGTAGAAGACTTTGCTGTTGCTCGCGGACAGAAACCAGGCATCGCACGCGAATTCCTGGTTTCTGGCACGATCTCCTATGATGTGCAGCCGGTATCGGAGGCGCGTGGCGAGTTGGAAAAGGAGTTCGAGGCGCTGGAGAAGGCAGGCATCATCGAGCAGATGCCACCGGATTCGATTTACGGCTAG
- a CDS encoding alpha/beta hydrolase translates to MTTAISLPQHTVHGEGGTTVFLLHGAYGGADYFDNAAKVVSDAGYRVVVWNAPGYGGTELPAGATIAGYAESLRALVQAVGTDTNVVLGHSMGALIAPLATNAEPAIHGLVLSSASAGFASRTPEDQKRYLAERLEPIENGMSVAEYVRPLLVSMMGPGASGPLVEHVREVIVNMSTATLASSIRAIAGYDGRPALAALTVPTLLLAGTEDTACPVAGMRKIHDMVPGSEIHELEGVGHYGFAESPDEYLGHLLDFLGRNFPATPAKN, encoded by the coding sequence ATGACCACCGCCATATCCCTGCCCCAGCACACCGTGCACGGCGAAGGCGGCACCACCGTCTTCCTGCTGCACGGCGCCTACGGCGGCGCCGACTACTTCGACAACGCGGCCAAGGTGGTCTCCGACGCTGGCTACCGCGTCGTCGTCTGGAACGCGCCGGGCTACGGCGGCACCGAACTACCTGCCGGCGCCACCATCGCGGGCTACGCCGAGTCGCTGCGCGCGCTGGTACAGGCGGTCGGCACCGACACCAACGTGGTACTGGGGCACTCCATGGGCGCACTCATCGCGCCGCTGGCCACCAACGCCGAGCCGGCGATCCACGGACTGGTGCTCTCGAGCGCCTCCGCCGGGTTCGCCTCCCGCACCCCCGAGGACCAGAAGCGCTACCTGGCCGAGCGGCTCGAGCCGATCGAGAACGGCATGTCCGTCGCGGAGTACGTGCGGCCGCTGCTGGTCTCGATGATGGGCCCGGGCGCATCCGGCCCCCTCGTCGAGCACGTGCGCGAGGTCATCGTGAACATGAGCACCGCTACTCTCGCCTCCTCCATCCGTGCCATCGCCGGCTACGACGGCAGGCCCGCTCTCGCAGCCCTGACCGTCCCGACGCTGCTGCTCGCCGGCACGGAGGACACCGCCTGTCCTGTAGCCGGCATGCGAAAAATACACGACATGGTACCGGGCTCCGAGATCCACGAGCTCGAGGGCGTGGGCCACTACGGCTTCGCCGAGAGCCCCGACGAGTACCTCGGGCACCTGCTCGACTTCCTCGGCCGCAACTTCCCCGCGACACCCGCCAAAAACTAG
- a CDS encoding ABC transporter permease subunit — MPAALERTPAQGAPAEKNEASGVGVPPPKRKKKHIALFDRGWPTPVAILLTIFLYWVASLNFDSFVFPGIPQVWDALKTILIDDRADIATTAVRYLVAFGAAIFAGWGIGLFMGAYRRVFGRLMESIISIIQAVPAISWILLSVLWMTSVEGRIGFVTFIISFPFFVIAVYEGIRDMDKDVLEAVEQFRPSKLQTLRILLLPQSIVSLMTAMRSTAAMTLKIMVLAELLGANDGIGRAMGTAQANFRLDVVFAWTVILIAANFIVIKLISLLEGVLLHWRSEAVVR, encoded by the coding sequence GTGCCCGCAGCTCTAGAGCGCACACCCGCGCAGGGTGCCCCCGCCGAAAAAAATGAAGCTTCAGGAGTCGGTGTGCCGCCACCCAAAAGGAAGAAGAAGCACATCGCGCTCTTCGACAGGGGCTGGCCTACACCTGTGGCGATCCTGCTGACGATCTTTCTGTACTGGGTCGCGTCGCTCAACTTCGACTCGTTCGTATTCCCAGGAATACCCCAAGTATGGGATGCACTCAAGACGATCTTGATCGATGACAGAGCCGACATTGCCACCACCGCAGTGCGCTACCTCGTTGCCTTCGGCGCAGCAATTTTCGCGGGCTGGGGGATCGGCCTGTTCATGGGCGCATATCGCCGGGTCTTCGGCCGGCTGATGGAGTCGATTATTTCGATCATCCAGGCGGTCCCCGCGATTTCGTGGATTCTGCTTTCGGTGTTGTGGATGACCTCGGTCGAGGGCCGCATCGGATTCGTCACCTTCATAATCTCGTTCCCGTTCTTTGTCATCGCCGTGTACGAGGGAATCCGGGACATGGACAAGGACGTTCTCGAGGCTGTCGAACAATTCCGGCCAAGTAAGCTGCAGACTCTGCGAATCCTGTTGTTGCCGCAGTCCATCGTGAGTCTGATGACCGCGATGCGCTCCACGGCAGCCATGACCCTGAAGATCATGGTGCTTGCCGAGCTGCTCGGCGCGAACGACGGCATCGGCCGCGCTATGGGCACCGCGCAAGCCAACTTCAGGCTCGACGTGGTATTCGCGTGGACAGTCATCTTGATCGCGGCCAACTTCATCGTAATCAAACTCATCAGCCTTCTCGAAGGCGTATTGCTGCACTGGCGTTCGGAGGCCGTGGTCCGATGA
- a CDS encoding FadR/GntR family transcriptional regulator: MSDDSKAVRRSVHDQVRDHLHEEIRSGRYVPGKSLPSERELSTRLNVSRNSLRQALASLEAIGVVQTRHGSGVYLRAAPSDDAVVRVADVLLNSDRSLENVVEARLAIEPFIAGVAAERHTAENLRLLEESIETSYESARSDGSPRRTGFHSCIAEMSGNPVFGGIVRSLLIGSRGAPRMAAADPGQRQVWLNDHEHIFEAVGDRDAKAAQRLMTTHLTGVLRTALLAQDLRTIEEDDSASIEN, translated from the coding sequence ATGTCTGACGATTCCAAGGCTGTTCGCAGATCAGTGCACGATCAGGTACGCGATCACCTGCATGAGGAGATCCGGAGTGGGCGATACGTGCCAGGAAAGTCGTTGCCGTCGGAGCGTGAGCTTTCCACACGGTTGAACGTATCGAGGAACTCGCTGCGTCAGGCACTGGCATCTCTCGAAGCGATCGGTGTTGTTCAGACCCGCCATGGGTCTGGGGTGTATTTGCGGGCGGCCCCCTCGGACGATGCAGTGGTACGTGTTGCTGACGTACTGCTCAACTCGGACCGATCGTTGGAGAACGTCGTGGAGGCGCGATTGGCGATCGAGCCCTTCATTGCAGGTGTCGCGGCCGAGCGGCACACCGCAGAGAATTTGCGGCTGTTGGAGGAATCGATCGAGACCTCGTACGAGTCGGCGCGCTCGGATGGTTCGCCCCGACGAACGGGATTTCACAGCTGTATTGCAGAGATGTCCGGCAACCCGGTGTTCGGGGGGATAGTGCGCTCGCTGCTGATCGGTTCGCGGGGAGCGCCTCGAATGGCAGCCGCCGACCCGGGACAACGGCAGGTGTGGCTCAACGATCACGAGCATATTTTCGAAGCGGTCGGGGACCGTGACGCGAAGGCTGCGCAGCGGCTGATGACGACGCACTTGACCGGGGTGTTGCGTACTGCGCTCTTGGCGCAGGACCTGAGAACGATAGAAGAGGATGACTCGGCCAGCATAGAAAATTAG
- a CDS encoding alpha/beta hydrolase, whose amino-acid sequence MSGAPTMSGEGVTDVVFIAGLNNSASTWRPAIAALPAGLTGQALDCPPIPDIDELAAALLPDLPESFFVVGHSFGGYVALAMLAAAPQRIAGLVLVNSGTGADGEAVAAGRLEKVAQTEAGGYEELANAASARAYHPDNAGDPALMEARAVGVREYGPDRYAAHQRATAARPDRTELTADAAVPKLVLAADHDVVVPTAKQRAMAEAIGAQYREISRSGHMLPAEQPILVAAAVADFVTAHQQQGATL is encoded by the coding sequence ATGAGCGGCGCACCGACTATGAGCGGCGAGGGTGTCACCGATGTCGTCTTCATCGCGGGCTTGAACAATTCCGCGTCCACCTGGCGGCCGGCCATTGCGGCCCTGCCCGCGGGACTTACTGGCCAGGCGCTGGACTGCCCGCCCATCCCGGACATCGACGAGCTGGCAGCAGCGCTGCTACCTGATCTGCCCGAGAGCTTCTTCGTCGTCGGCCATTCCTTCGGCGGCTACGTCGCCCTGGCGATGCTGGCAGCGGCCCCCCAGAGGATCGCGGGCCTTGTGCTGGTGAACAGTGGGACCGGCGCAGACGGTGAAGCCGTTGCGGCTGGGCGGCTCGAGAAGGTCGCACAGACCGAGGCGGGTGGATACGAAGAGCTGGCCAACGCAGCCTCTGCTCGCGCCTACCACCCAGACAATGCCGGGGACCCCGCGCTGATGGAGGCCCGTGCCGTGGGGGTTCGCGAGTACGGTCCCGACCGCTACGCGGCGCACCAGCGGGCGACCGCAGCGCGCCCGGACCGGACGGAACTGACCGCGGACGCGGCCGTACCCAAGCTCGTCCTCGCCGCCGACCACGACGTCGTCGTCCCTACCGCGAAGCAGCGTGCGATGGCCGAGGCTATCGGCGCACAGTATCGAGAAATTTCCCGCAGCGGTCACATGCTGCCCGCCGAACAGCCAATCCTGGTGGCGGCGGCCGTTGCCGACTTCGTCACCGCCCACCAACAGCAAGGAGCTACGCTATGA
- a CDS encoding flavin reductase family protein, which produces MHYSTQTPGSHELPWNPFKSCCIPRPIGWISTISSDGVPNLAPYSQFQNVTWDPPMVMFAANRNETGARKDTVANAENYGWFNWNMATWDLRDAVMTTSRPALPHENEFELAGLTTKKAIDSEIPLVADSPCHFECRYLQTISIPGDTPEGSVDIVLGRVTRVHVADGFITDDGKLDVLRMKPIARLGYMDYTVVDNIFDMPTQQPRLPAGITGVAE; this is translated from the coding sequence GTGCACTACTCGACACAGACCCCCGGGTCACACGAACTGCCCTGGAATCCCTTCAAAAGCTGCTGTATCCCGCGCCCGATCGGCTGGATTTCGACGATTAGCTCCGACGGAGTACCGAACCTGGCGCCTTACAGTCAATTTCAGAACGTTACGTGGGACCCTCCGATGGTCATGTTCGCCGCCAACCGCAACGAGACGGGCGCGCGGAAGGACACCGTCGCCAACGCCGAAAATTACGGCTGGTTCAACTGGAACATGGCAACCTGGGATCTTCGTGACGCAGTGATGACGACGTCGCGTCCGGCACTCCCCCATGAAAACGAGTTCGAACTGGCTGGGTTGACGACGAAGAAGGCGATCGATTCCGAAATCCCCCTGGTTGCGGACTCCCCCTGCCACTTCGAATGCCGCTATCTGCAGACTATTTCCATTCCCGGCGACACCCCTGAGGGGAGTGTGGACATCGTCTTGGGCAGGGTCACGCGTGTCCACGTCGCCGATGGGTTCATCACCGACGACGGCAAGCTCGATGTACTTCGCATGAAGCCCATCGCCCGCCTGGGTTACATGGACTACACCGTGGTCGACAACATCTTCGACATGCCGACCCAACAGCCCAGGCTGCCCGCCGGCATCACAGGCGTTGCGGAATAA
- a CDS encoding carotenoid oxygenase family protein — MYEVNDTLIVTLPKEDDQDNPFLKGPFRPQGREYAVSGDEMQVIGEIPADLDGIYIRNTHNQAMAPTGIYHPFDGDGMLHAIKFHDGQVEYRNKFVRTTGFLAEQGAQKALWPGIMQPSDYTRRGWGAMGVMKDNAGTDVAAHAGQIMACMSQGSEPWTLSPHTLETFGANKNWARLVPDGVASHYKVDNETGDMIFFNYPEKAPFMNYGVINKIDKLIHYVPIELPGPRWPHDIGMTKNYTVLHDLPYFFDEEALKAGVRKLEFHREVPARFGIIPRFGRTEDVKWFEATSCWIMHLANCYEDGDWVIQDACVWDNPVKPPLGATDDPYAKIKRNLDKHATNTHMYRWMFNMVTGEVREQNLDDEVTEFPIISNDYVGVKNRYTYNSLFVFHEWLMAGVKRYDWLTQSTDRYEYGEGRYGSEVCVARAVGSKAEDDGYVLTYVTDMREDRSEVIILRADDIAAGPIARVILPERISVGVHACWVEGDRIDGEHRDPAMIPAEEHQFSPLGNAEFAATLS, encoded by the coding sequence ATGTACGAAGTCAACGACACTCTCATCGTCACCCTTCCCAAGGAGGACGACCAGGACAATCCGTTCTTGAAAGGACCCTTCCGACCGCAGGGCCGCGAGTACGCGGTCAGCGGTGACGAGATGCAGGTCATCGGTGAGATCCCGGCCGACCTCGATGGGATCTACATCCGCAACACTCATAACCAGGCGATGGCGCCCACCGGCATCTACCACCCGTTCGACGGCGACGGAATGCTGCATGCCATCAAGTTCCACGATGGCCAGGTGGAGTATCGCAACAAGTTCGTGCGGACCACCGGCTTCCTCGCCGAGCAGGGCGCCCAGAAGGCGCTCTGGCCCGGAATCATGCAGCCCAGCGATTACACCCGAAGAGGCTGGGGCGCAATGGGCGTGATGAAGGACAACGCGGGCACTGACGTCGCCGCGCACGCCGGGCAAATCATGGCGTGCATGTCCCAGGGCTCCGAGCCGTGGACGCTGAGCCCGCACACCCTCGAGACCTTCGGTGCCAACAAGAATTGGGCGCGACTGGTTCCCGACGGTGTTGCCTCGCACTACAAGGTCGACAACGAAACCGGCGATATGATCTTCTTCAACTACCCGGAGAAGGCCCCGTTCATGAACTACGGGGTGATCAACAAGATCGACAAGCTGATCCACTACGTCCCGATCGAGTTGCCCGGCCCGCGTTGGCCGCACGACATCGGCATGACCAAGAACTACACCGTGTTGCACGACCTCCCTTACTTCTTCGATGAGGAAGCACTCAAAGCTGGCGTCCGCAAGTTGGAGTTTCATCGAGAGGTGCCCGCCCGCTTCGGCATCATCCCGCGCTTCGGCCGGACCGAGGATGTCAAGTGGTTCGAGGCCACGTCCTGCTGGATCATGCACTTGGCCAACTGCTATGAGGACGGCGACTGGGTCATCCAGGACGCATGTGTCTGGGACAACCCGGTCAAGCCGCCGCTGGGCGCCACCGACGACCCGTACGCCAAGATCAAGCGAAACTTGGACAAGCACGCCACCAACACCCACATGTACCGCTGGATGTTCAACATGGTCACCGGTGAGGTACGCGAGCAAAACCTTGACGACGAGGTCACCGAGTTCCCGATCATCAGTAACGACTATGTGGGTGTGAAGAACCGCTACACCTATAACTCACTTTTCGTATTTCACGAGTGGCTGATGGCAGGGGTCAAGCGCTACGACTGGCTCACGCAGAGCACCGATCGCTACGAGTACGGCGAGGGACGCTACGGCAGCGAGGTCTGTGTCGCACGCGCCGTCGGCTCCAAGGCCGAGGACGATGGCTATGTGCTGACCTACGTCACCGATATGCGCGAGGACCGCTCCGAAGTAATCATCCTGCGCGCCGACGACATCGCCGCCGGCCCCATCGCCCGGGTCATCCTGCCTGAGCGCATCTCGGTCGGTGTGCATGCTTGTTGGGTGGAGGGTGACCGCATCGACGGCGAGCACCGCGATCCCGCGATGATTCCGGCCGAGGAGCACCAGTTCTCTCCCCTGGGCAACGCCGAGTTCGCGGCGACACTCTCATGA
- a CDS encoding ABC transporter ATP-binding protein — MTYNDNDIIVDFDDVHHEFGGVAAVEQLNLKVHKGERLAILGRTGAGKSTVLNLLIGNLDPTSGSVRIAGRNPYTEHHELRSLIGMAFQTPRLLPWRKAVDNVAVGQEILKVGKSKRRAHAREWLDKMHLSDSYDKYPGQLSGGMRQRVSLARAFAIDPALVLLDESFSALDEVTARSLREDFCALADQEQKTALIVTHNIEEAFAIAHRVIVLGRPAKILAEYDTAREPSIGTTEFTELRGQVREMLTSTAGGITARG, encoded by the coding sequence ATGACATACAACGACAACGACATCATCGTCGATTTCGACGATGTCCACCACGAGTTCGGCGGCGTCGCTGCCGTGGAGCAGCTCAACCTCAAGGTCCACAAGGGCGAGCGGCTCGCGATCTTGGGACGCACCGGCGCCGGCAAGTCGACGGTGCTGAACCTGCTGATCGGCAACTTGGACCCGACCTCCGGCAGCGTGCGGATCGCCGGGCGAAACCCGTACACCGAGCACCACGAGTTGCGCTCACTGATCGGGATGGCGTTCCAGACCCCTCGGCTGCTGCCGTGGCGCAAGGCCGTCGACAACGTTGCGGTTGGCCAAGAGATACTCAAGGTCGGCAAGTCGAAGCGGCGAGCGCACGCCCGCGAATGGCTCGACAAGATGCATCTGTCCGACTCGTACGACAAATACCCAGGGCAGCTCTCGGGCGGTATGCGTCAACGTGTTTCGCTGGCTCGGGCATTCGCGATCGACCCGGCACTGGTGTTGCTGGACGAGAGTTTCAGTGCACTGGACGAGGTCACGGCGCGTTCGTTGCGTGAGGACTTTTGCGCGCTGGCAGATCAAGAGCAGAAGACAGCGTTGATCGTCACACACAACATCGAGGAAGCCTTCGCGATCGCGCACCGGGTGATCGTGTTGGGGCGGCCGGCGAAAATTCTCGCCGAGTACGACACCGCGCGGGAGCCATCGATCGGCACTACTGAATTCACTGAACTACGAGGGCAGGTCCGCGAAATGCTCACCTCCACAGCGGGCGGCATCACCGCGCGCGGCTGA
- a CDS encoding alcohol dehydrogenase catalytic domain-containing protein, with product MSRTITSRAAVALTAGKVDIVEIEIPAPTGRQILIDVAACGLCGSDLHFIDGTSGTAFPYLLGHEVSGTVREIGADVTKFAVGDQVIGALVVACQECKDCERGRPKACRFRKPVLPHPTLEDGRELTPVLGIGGLADVLLIDQLHLTKLPDGLELELGALLGCGVSTGFGAAANTGEVRPGDRVAVIGAGGVGLAAIAGAHASGADAILALDRDRTRFDRAKQFGATHTAAPEDISGGIADDQRYDVVIDCVGGAGPLQMAIDLLQTGGRIVMPGAPRRDEEVTLAMRTLFDRRVEFTVCHLGDCVPDEDMPRIAALAADGSFPLELYRSETVGLEDAPAAYERMRRGEVLRSIVVPSRDRRA from the coding sequence ATGAGCCGCACAATCACCTCCCGCGCCGCCGTCGCGCTGACGGCCGGCAAGGTGGACATCGTCGAGATCGAGATCCCCGCCCCCACCGGTCGCCAAATTCTTATCGACGTCGCCGCCTGCGGGCTCTGCGGCAGCGATCTGCATTTCATCGACGGCACCTCCGGCACCGCATTCCCGTATCTGCTGGGGCACGAGGTCTCCGGCACGGTGCGCGAGATCGGCGCGGACGTCACCAAGTTCGCGGTCGGTGACCAGGTGATCGGCGCACTTGTAGTCGCCTGCCAGGAATGCAAGGACTGCGAGCGCGGACGCCCCAAAGCGTGCCGATTCCGCAAACCAGTATTGCCGCACCCCACCTTGGAAGATGGCCGCGAGTTGACGCCGGTTCTCGGAATCGGGGGCCTCGCCGACGTACTCCTGATCGACCAGTTGCACTTGACCAAGCTGCCCGACGGACTCGAGCTCGAGCTTGGTGCACTGCTCGGCTGCGGCGTATCGACCGGCTTCGGCGCAGCCGCCAACACCGGTGAGGTGCGTCCCGGAGACAGAGTCGCCGTCATCGGAGCCGGCGGAGTCGGTCTGGCCGCCATCGCCGGTGCACATGCCAGCGGCGCCGACGCAATCCTCGCTCTCGACCGAGACCGCACTCGATTCGACCGGGCCAAGCAGTTCGGCGCCACCCACACCGCCGCCCCCGAGGACATCAGCGGCGGAATTGCCGACGACCAACGCTACGACGTGGTGATCGACTGTGTTGGCGGCGCCGGGCCTCTGCAAATGGCCATCGATCTGCTGCAGACCGGTGGCCGCATCGTCATGCCCGGGGCACCGCGCCGCGACGAAGAGGTCACCCTGGCCATGCGGACACTGTTCGACCGCCGCGTGGAGTTCACCGTCTGCCACCTCGGCGACTGTGTGCCCGATGAGGACATGCCTCGCATCGCCGCCCTGGCCGCGGACGGCAGCTTCCCGCTCGAGCTCTACCGCAGTGAGACTGTCGGTCTCGAGGACGCACCGGCAGCCTACGAACGGATGCGCCGCGGCGAAGTGCTGCGCTCGATCGTGGTGCCTTCGCGGGATCGGCGCGCATAA